Proteins from a single region of Streptomyces sp. HUAS 15-9:
- a CDS encoding hydantoinase B/oxoprolinase family protein, whose translation MTGWQFWVDRGGTFTDIVARRPDGRLLTSKLLSDNPTRYADAAVAGVRALLDGSEAPVEAVRMGTTVATNALLERKGERTLLVITRGFRDALRIAYQNRPRIFARRIELPELLYERVVEVDERIAADGTVLRAPDLEALAGPLQQAYDDGIHAVAVVCMHSHLHPGHERAIGELAARTGFPQISLSSEVSPLMKLVPRGDTAVVDAYLSPGLRRYVQHVADELQGVRLMFMQSNGGLAEAGQFRGKDAILSGPAGGIVGMARMSQLAGFDRVIGFDMGGTSTDVSHFAGEYERVFTTQIAGVRLRAPMLDIHTVAAGGGSVLHFDGSRYRVGPDSAGADPGPACYRGGGPLAVTDANVMLGRIQPAHFPRVFGPDGDQPLDDALVRDRFTALANEIRERTGDDRTPEQVAEGYLQIAVANIANAVKRISVQKGHDVTRYALTTFGGAGGQHACMVADSLGIRTVLVPPMAGVLSALGIGLADTTAMREQSVEAPLETTAMPGVRKTADDLEAAARAELLAEDIPEDRIRVTRRAQLRYDGTDTTLTVELTEPDTMSHAFEERHRATYSFTLDRPIVVEALSVEATGLTEPPDLSALATYGGRTDAPETVRLHTGGAWRDVPLHRREDLPPGETVTGPAIITEASATTVVDDGWRAVTTDDGHLVMERTAITQSSDLDTKADPVLLEVFNNLFMSIAEQMGARLESTAQSVNIKERLDFSCALFDPDGNLVANAPHIPVHLGSMGTSVKEVIRRRGDSMRPGDTYAVNDPYHGGTHLPDVTVITPVFDTEGDGILFYVASRGHHAEIGGIAPGSMPANSRTIEEEGILFDNWLLAENGRFREAETLRLLTEAPYPSRNPKTNLADLRAQIAANRKGVDEVARMIEDFGLDVVQAYMRHVQDNAEEAVRRVIDALDDGEYAYETDSGAVIRVRVRVDRANRRATIDFTGTSAQLGTNFNAPFSVVNAAVLYVFRTLVADDIPLNDGCLRPLEIVVPSGSMLAPEPPAAVVAGNVETSQAITGALYAALGLQAEGSGTMNNVTFGNERHQYYETVASGSGAGDGFAGASVVQTHMTNSRLTDPEVLEWRLPVQLDEFAVRRGSGGAGQWAGGDGAVRRIRFHEPMTVSTLSQHRRVPPYGMAGGDPGGLGANRVERADGTVTELGGADSADVGPDDVLVIETPGGGGYGRPSPDPHQAGEENDDLRAF comes from the coding sequence GTGACAGGCTGGCAGTTCTGGGTCGACCGAGGCGGAACCTTCACCGACATCGTCGCGCGCCGCCCGGACGGCCGGCTGCTCACCAGCAAACTGCTGTCCGACAACCCGACCCGGTACGCCGACGCGGCCGTCGCCGGAGTACGCGCGCTGCTCGACGGCTCCGAGGCGCCCGTCGAGGCCGTCCGCATGGGTACGACGGTCGCCACCAACGCCCTGCTGGAGCGCAAGGGCGAGCGCACCCTCCTCGTCATCACCCGCGGCTTCCGCGACGCCCTGCGCATCGCCTACCAGAACCGCCCCCGCATCTTCGCCCGCCGCATCGAACTGCCGGAGCTGCTCTACGAGCGGGTCGTCGAGGTCGACGAGCGCATCGCCGCCGACGGTACCGTCCTGCGCGCACCCGACCTGGAGGCTCTCGCGGGCCCGCTGCAACAGGCGTACGACGACGGGATCCACGCTGTCGCGGTCGTCTGCATGCACAGCCATCTGCACCCCGGCCACGAACGCGCGATCGGCGAACTCGCCGCCCGCACGGGCTTCCCGCAGATCTCGCTGTCCAGCGAGGTCAGCCCGCTGATGAAACTCGTCCCGCGCGGGGACACCGCCGTCGTCGACGCCTACCTGTCGCCCGGGCTGCGCCGGTACGTCCAGCACGTCGCCGATGAACTCCAGGGCGTGCGGCTGATGTTCATGCAGTCCAACGGCGGGCTCGCGGAGGCCGGACAGTTCCGTGGCAAGGACGCCATCCTGTCCGGGCCGGCCGGTGGCATCGTCGGCATGGCCCGCATGTCGCAGCTCGCCGGATTCGACCGTGTCATCGGCTTCGACATGGGCGGTACCTCCACCGACGTCTCGCACTTCGCGGGAGAGTACGAACGCGTCTTCACCACGCAGATCGCCGGCGTCCGGCTGCGCGCCCCCATGCTGGACATCCACACCGTGGCCGCCGGCGGCGGATCCGTCCTGCACTTCGACGGTTCCCGCTACCGCGTGGGCCCGGACTCGGCGGGCGCGGACCCGGGACCCGCCTGCTACCGAGGCGGCGGCCCGCTCGCCGTCACCGACGCCAACGTCATGCTCGGCCGCATCCAGCCCGCCCACTTTCCCAGGGTGTTCGGCCCCGACGGCGACCAGCCCCTGGACGACGCGCTCGTCCGCGACCGCTTCACCGCCCTCGCGAACGAGATCCGCGAGCGGACCGGGGACGACCGCACCCCGGAGCAGGTCGCCGAGGGCTACCTGCAGATCGCCGTCGCGAACATCGCCAACGCCGTGAAGCGGATCTCCGTCCAGAAGGGCCACGACGTCACCCGCTACGCCCTCACCACCTTCGGTGGTGCGGGCGGTCAGCACGCGTGCATGGTCGCCGACTCCCTGGGCATCCGCACCGTCCTCGTGCCTCCCATGGCCGGTGTCCTCTCCGCGCTCGGCATCGGCCTCGCCGACACCACGGCCATGCGTGAGCAGTCCGTCGAGGCACCCCTGGAGACGACCGCCATGCCGGGCGTCCGGAAGACGGCCGACGACCTGGAGGCCGCCGCCCGCGCCGAACTCCTCGCCGAGGACATTCCCGAGGACCGCATCAGGGTCACCCGTCGTGCCCAGCTCCGCTACGACGGCACGGACACCACCCTCACCGTCGAGCTGACCGAGCCCGACACCATGAGCCACGCCTTCGAAGAACGTCATCGCGCCACGTACTCCTTCACCCTCGACCGCCCGATCGTCGTCGAAGCCCTCTCCGTGGAAGCCACCGGCCTCACCGAACCCCCCGATCTGTCCGCCCTCGCCACCTACGGGGGCCGCACCGACGCCCCCGAGACCGTCCGGCTCCACACCGGCGGCGCCTGGCGCGACGTCCCCCTCCACCGCCGCGAGGATCTGCCCCCCGGCGAAACCGTCACCGGCCCCGCGATCATCACCGAGGCCAGTGCCACGACCGTCGTCGACGACGGCTGGCGGGCCGTGACGACCGACGACGGGCATCTGGTCATGGAACGCACGGCGATTACACAGAGTTCCGATCTCGACACAAAAGCCGATCCCGTTCTCCTCGAGGTCTTCAACAACCTGTTCATGTCCATCGCCGAACAGATGGGCGCCCGGCTGGAGTCCACTGCCCAGTCCGTCAACATCAAGGAACGCCTGGACTTCTCCTGCGCCCTGTTCGACCCGGACGGAAACCTGGTGGCCAACGCGCCCCACATCCCCGTCCACCTGGGCTCGATGGGCACCAGCGTCAAGGAGGTCATCCGGCGCCGCGGCGACTCGATGCGGCCGGGCGACACCTACGCCGTGAACGACCCCTACCACGGCGGCACCCACCTGCCCGACGTCACCGTCATCACACCGGTGTTCGATACGGAGGGTGACGGGATCCTCTTCTACGTCGCCTCCCGCGGCCACCACGCCGAGATCGGCGGCATCGCACCCGGCTCCATGCCCGCGAACAGCCGCACCATCGAGGAGGAGGGCATCCTCTTCGACAACTGGCTGCTCGCCGAGAACGGCCGCTTCCGCGAGGCCGAGACCCTCCGCCTGCTGACCGAGGCGCCGTACCCCTCCCGCAACCCGAAGACCAACCTCGCCGATCTGCGCGCCCAGATCGCCGCCAACCGCAAGGGCGTCGACGAGGTCGCCCGCATGATCGAGGACTTCGGCCTCGACGTCGTCCAGGCCTACATGCGGCACGTCCAGGACAACGCGGAGGAAGCGGTGCGCCGCGTCATCGACGCCCTGGACGACGGCGAGTACGCCTACGAGACCGACTCCGGCGCCGTCATCCGGGTACGCGTGCGCGTGGACCGCGCCAACCGTCGCGCCACGATCGACTTCACGGGTACGTCCGCGCAGCTAGGCACCAACTTCAACGCCCCCTTCTCGGTCGTCAACGCCGCGGTCCTGTACGTCTTCCGCACGCTCGTCGCCGACGACATCCCGCTCAACGACGGCTGCCTGCGCCCCCTGGAGATCGTCGTGCCGTCCGGCTCGATGCTCGCGCCCGAGCCGCCCGCCGCCGTCGTCGCGGGCAACGTCGAGACCTCGCAGGCCATCACCGGCGCGCTCTACGCGGCGCTCGGCCTCCAGGCCGAGGGGTCCGGGACCATGAACAACGTCACCTTCGGCAACGAACGCCACCAGTACTACGAGACCGTCGCCTCCGGATCCGGCGCGGGAGACGGCTTCGCCGGCGCGAGCGTCGTCCAGACCCATATGACCAACTCGCGGCTGACCGACCCGGAAGTCCTGGAGTGGCGGCTGCCCGTGCAACTCGACGAGTTCGCGGTCCGGCGGGGGAGCGGCGGCGCCGGACAGTGGGCCGGCGGGGACGGCGCGGTGCGCCGCATCCGGTTCCACGAACCCATGACCGTCTCCACGCTGTCCCAGCACCGCCGGGTCCCGCCGTACGGCATGGCGGGCGGCGACCCCGGCGGGCTCGGTGCCAACCGGGTGGAGCGGGCCGACGGCACGGTCACCGAACTCGGCGGAGCCGACTCGGCCGACGTCGGCCCGGACGACGTACTCGTCATCGAAACCCCGGGTGGCGGGGGCTACGGCCGGCCGTCACCCGACCCCCATCAAGCAGGAGAAGAGAACGATGATCTTCGGGCGTTCTGA
- a CDS encoding roadblock/LC7 domain-containing protein — MTAPKATDHSATHRMELNWLLDELVDRVASIRKAVVLSGDGLATGVSKDLTREDSEHLAAVASGFHSLAKGVGRHFEAGNVRQTVVELDEAFLFVTAAGDGSCLAVLSDAESDVGQVAYEMTLLVKRVGVHLGTAPRTDLPAGG; from the coding sequence ATGACCGCACCGAAGGCGACCGACCACAGCGCGACGCACCGGATGGAGCTCAACTGGCTCCTCGACGAGCTCGTCGACCGGGTCGCCAGCATCCGCAAAGCCGTCGTCCTCTCCGGCGACGGCCTGGCCACGGGCGTGTCCAAGGACCTGACGAGGGAGGACAGCGAGCACCTGGCCGCCGTCGCCTCGGGATTCCACAGTCTCGCCAAGGGCGTGGGCCGCCACTTCGAGGCGGGCAACGTGCGGCAGACCGTCGTCGAGCTCGACGAGGCGTTCCTGTTCGTGACGGCCGCCGGCGACGGCAGCTGCCTCGCCGTCCTCTCGGACGCGGAGTCCGACGTCGGTCAGGTCGCCTACGAGATGACGCTGCTGGTCAAGCGGGTCGGTGTACATCTGGGCACCGCTCCGCGCACCGATCTGCCCGCCGGTGGGTAG
- a CDS encoding DUF742 domain-containing protein: protein MSGEGQGRSHWFDDEAGPVVRPYAMTRGRTTSAAQHRLDLIAVVVTEPHADDPEADRMLSPEHVDIVELCRHAPQSVAELSAELDLPVGVVRVLVGDLVHGELVHVTRPVPPAELPDESILRDVINGLRAL, encoded by the coding sequence ATGAGTGGAGAGGGTCAGGGAAGAAGCCACTGGTTCGACGACGAGGCCGGACCGGTCGTCCGCCCGTACGCCATGACGCGCGGCCGCACCACCAGTGCGGCCCAGCACCGCCTCGACCTGATCGCGGTGGTCGTCACCGAGCCCCATGCGGACGACCCGGAAGCGGACCGGATGCTGTCCCCGGAACACGTGGACATCGTCGAGCTCTGCCGCCACGCCCCGCAGTCCGTCGCCGAGCTCTCCGCCGAACTCGATCTGCCTGTCGGAGTGGTGCGGGTCCTCGTCGGAGACCTCGTACACGGGGAACTCGTCCATGTGACGCGTCCCGTACCGCCGGCCGAGCTGCCGGACGAGAGTATTCTGCGCGACGTGATCAACGGCCTCCGGGCGCTGTAG
- a CDS encoding GTP-binding protein — MIFGRSERGKPPVEPVTLKILVAGGFGVGKTTLVGAVSEIRPLRTEERLTEAGRPVDDTSGVEGKHTTTVAMDFGRITLREDLVLYLFGTPGQERFWFMWDELSEGALGAVVLADTRRLEDCFAAVDYFERRSIPFLVSVNCFEGAPRYPADDVRQALDLDDDVPLVLCDARDRESVKTVLIGVVQHAMAYAADSRQTVTT; from the coding sequence ATGATCTTCGGGCGTTCTGAGCGCGGCAAGCCCCCGGTCGAGCCCGTCACGCTCAAGATCCTGGTGGCCGGCGGCTTCGGCGTGGGCAAGACCACCCTCGTCGGCGCGGTCAGCGAGATCAGGCCGCTGCGTACCGAGGAACGGCTCACCGAGGCCGGGCGGCCGGTCGACGACACCAGCGGTGTCGAGGGCAAGCACACCACGACCGTGGCCATGGACTTCGGCCGCATCACGCTGCGCGAGGACCTGGTGCTGTACCTCTTCGGCACGCCGGGGCAGGAGCGGTTCTGGTTCATGTGGGACGAACTGTCCGAGGGCGCGCTGGGCGCCGTCGTACTCGCCGACACCCGGCGCCTGGAGGACTGTTTCGCGGCCGTCGACTACTTCGAGCGGCGCTCCATACCCTTCCTCGTCAGCGTCAACTGCTTCGAGGGAGCCCCCCGCTATCCGGCCGACGACGTCCGCCAGGCCCTCGACCTCGACGACGACGTGCCCCTGGTGCTGTGCGACGCCCGCGACCGCGAGTCGGTCAAGACGGTGCTCATCGGAGTCGTCCAGCACGCGATGGCGTACGCGGCCGACAGCCGCCAGACGGTCACCACCTGA
- the glpK gene encoding glycerol kinase GlpK, producing MTDTVEKYVAAIDQGTTSSRCIIFDHGGAIVAVDQREHRQIFPKPGWVEHDATEIWSKVQAVVAGALAKAGLRADQLSALGITNQRETTVLWDRATGKPVHNAIVWQDTRTAALCNQLGGKDGQDRFRDQTGLPLASYFSGPKAAWLLDNVPGLRDRAERGEIAFGTIDSWLIWNLTGGTDGGRHVTDVTNAGRTMLMNLETLQWDASILTAMNVPEAVLPEIRSSAEVYGTAVGQLAGVPVASALGDQQAAVFGQACYDVGTAKNTYGTGSFLLLNTGSRPVPSKSGLLTTMGYKIGSEAPVYCLEGSIAITGALVQWFRDQLGIIRTADEIEPLAASVEDNGGAYIVPAFSGLFAPYWRSDARGVVTGLTRYVTKAHLARAVLEATSWQTREVVDAMFQDSGVHITTLKVDGGMTKNNLLMQHQADVLGVPVIRPKVSETTCLGAAYAAGLATGVWNDLDELKSHWQKDVEWTPAMEASVRDREYHNWRKAVEKSFGWLEDGDGR from the coding sequence ATGACGGACACCGTCGAGAAGTACGTTGCCGCAATCGACCAGGGCACCACCTCGAGCCGCTGCATCATCTTCGACCACGGCGGCGCGATCGTCGCCGTCGACCAGCGTGAACACCGCCAGATCTTCCCCAAGCCGGGCTGGGTGGAGCACGACGCCACCGAGATCTGGTCCAAGGTGCAGGCCGTCGTGGCCGGTGCGCTCGCCAAGGCCGGGCTGCGCGCCGACCAGCTCAGCGCGCTCGGCATCACCAACCAGCGCGAGACGACGGTCCTGTGGGACCGCGCCACGGGCAAGCCCGTGCACAACGCGATCGTCTGGCAGGACACCCGCACCGCCGCCCTGTGCAACCAACTCGGCGGCAAGGACGGCCAGGACCGCTTCCGTGATCAGACCGGACTGCCGCTGGCCAGCTACTTCTCCGGGCCCAAGGCCGCCTGGCTGCTGGACAACGTACCGGGGCTCAGGGATCGCGCCGAGCGCGGCGAGATCGCCTTCGGGACCATCGACTCCTGGCTGATCTGGAACCTCACCGGGGGCACCGACGGCGGCCGGCACGTCACCGACGTGACGAACGCCGGTCGCACCATGCTGATGAATCTGGAGACCCTCCAGTGGGACGCGTCCATCCTGACCGCGATGAACGTGCCCGAGGCCGTCCTGCCCGAGATCAGGTCCTCGGCCGAGGTGTACGGCACCGCCGTCGGACAACTCGCCGGTGTGCCCGTCGCGTCGGCTCTCGGCGACCAGCAGGCGGCCGTGTTCGGGCAGGCCTGCTACGACGTCGGGACTGCCAAGAACACCTACGGCACCGGCAGTTTCCTGCTGCTCAACACCGGCAGCCGGCCCGTGCCCTCGAAGAGCGGTCTGCTGACGACGATGGGCTACAAGATCGGCAGTGAGGCACCGGTCTACTGCCTGGAGGGGTCCATCGCGATCACGGGCGCGCTGGTCCAGTGGTTCCGCGACCAGCTCGGCATCATCCGTACCGCCGACGAGATCGAGCCGCTGGCGGCGAGCGTGGAGGACAACGGCGGCGCCTACATCGTGCCCGCCTTCTCGGGCCTGTTCGCGCCCTACTGGCGCTCGGACGCACGCGGGGTCGTCACCGGCCTGACCCGGTACGTCACAAAGGCACATCTCGCGCGCGCGGTGCTGGAGGCGACGAGCTGGCAGACGCGTGAGGTCGTGGACGCCATGTTCCAGGACTCCGGCGTGCACATCACAACGCTGAAGGTCGACGGCGGCATGACGAAGAACAACCTGCTCATGCAGCACCAGGCCGATGTGCTCGGCGTGCCGGTGATCCGGCCCAAGGTCTCCGAGACGACCTGTCTGGGCGCCGCGTACGCGGCCGGCCTCGCCACCGGTGTGTGGAACGACCTCGACGAACTGAAGTCGCACTGGCAGAAGGACGTGGAGTGGACGCCCGCCATGGAGGCGTCGGTACGCGACCGCGAGTACCACAACTGGCGCAAGGCCGTGGAGAAGAGCTTCGGCTGGCTGGAGGACGGCGACGGCCGGTAG